One Chitinophaga parva DNA segment encodes these proteins:
- a CDS encoding right-handed parallel beta-helix repeat-containing protein, whose amino-acid sequence MKKTKALSRVLGAICLQAGLLSSCSKLPFLLPPHGSDGGPVVTTTRYYIDNNGSDSADGLSPNTAWKTLTKVNATTFQPGDSVLFKRGNAWTGTLVIKSSGTHDARITFGAYGTGDKPRIVGNNATLSAVLIQDAKYLTFENFDVSHPRAVRPPDISLSGIYVALATAGTYPGICIKHNNIHDVEGMPITNRHLQAGIFVRSNAAQAYFDSLTIEGNDLKRCSSRGIMMGDGSNKDTTYYNNNIVIRQNVVDSTALEGIIVYTSKNVLIENNRVLNAGAYTLGVNMNIVLAGLWGRGKNMIIQHNEVAYTRLTNPVPYASMDSEAFDIDLGTPGYTIIQYNYSHDNQGGFFLHMGDPGPDFTYGIVRYNISQNDGDPFGNRVFELHEHPNGKVVPIYIYNNTFYDATKIGVLDRAGGTGVHPGLEFRNNIFYAPATQFDDQANIVYDHNFYYPGPKAASDSTGYTVNPLLVAPGSGGSGINTVNGYKLQGNSPAIGAGVLISNNGGQDYFGKPVSATMAPAVGAAQ is encoded by the coding sequence ATGAAAAAAACAAAGGCCTTATCCCGGGTGCTGGGCGCTATTTGCCTGCAAGCCGGTTTACTGAGCTCCTGCTCCAAACTGCCATTCCTGTTGCCGCCCCACGGGAGCGATGGCGGCCCGGTGGTGACCACCACCCGTTATTATATTGACAACAACGGCTCCGACTCTGCCGACGGGTTATCGCCCAACACGGCCTGGAAGACCCTCACCAAAGTGAACGCCACCACGTTCCAGCCGGGGGACTCTGTACTGTTTAAAAGAGGCAACGCGTGGACAGGTACCCTGGTCATAAAAAGCTCCGGCACCCATGACGCCCGGATCACGTTTGGCGCCTATGGCACGGGCGACAAGCCCAGGATCGTGGGTAACAATGCCACGCTTTCCGCGGTGCTGATCCAGGATGCCAAATACCTGACGTTCGAGAATTTTGATGTAAGCCATCCGCGGGCGGTAAGGCCACCAGATATTTCCCTGTCTGGCATTTACGTAGCCCTGGCCACGGCGGGCACTTACCCGGGCATCTGCATTAAGCATAATAACATCCATGATGTGGAAGGCATGCCCATTACCAACCGCCACCTGCAGGCGGGCATCTTTGTAAGGTCTAATGCGGCCCAGGCTTATTTTGACAGCCTGACCATAGAAGGAAATGACCTGAAGCGCTGCTCTTCCCGCGGCATCATGATGGGCGATGGCAGCAACAAGGACACCACTTATTATAACAATAACATCGTCATCCGCCAGAACGTGGTGGACAGCACTGCGCTGGAAGGCATCATCGTGTATACTTCCAAGAATGTGCTGATAGAAAATAACCGGGTACTGAACGCCGGCGCCTATACGCTGGGCGTGAATATGAACATTGTACTGGCAGGCCTCTGGGGCCGGGGCAAGAACATGATCATCCAGCATAACGAGGTAGCCTATACGCGGCTGACCAACCCGGTGCCATATGCGTCCATGGATTCCGAGGCCTTTGACATTGACCTGGGCACACCGGGCTACACGATCATCCAGTACAATTATTCACACGACAACCAGGGAGGCTTCTTCCTGCACATGGGCGATCCGGGGCCCGACTTTACCTACGGTATAGTGCGTTACAATATCAGCCAGAATGATGGCGACCCGTTTGGTAACCGCGTGTTTGAACTGCACGAGCATCCCAACGGAAAAGTAGTGCCGATCTATATTTATAACAATACCTTCTACGATGCTACCAAGATCGGGGTACTGGACCGTGCCGGCGGCACCGGCGTGCACCCGGGGCTGGAGTTCAGGAACAATATTTTCTATGCACCCGCCACCCAGTTTGATGACCAGGCCAATATTGTGTATGACCACAATTTCTATTACCCTGGTCCTAAAGCAGCCAGCGATAGCACTGGCTATACGGTAAACCCATTGCTGGTAGCACCGGGCAGTGGCGGCAGTGGCATAAATACGGTGAATGGATATAAGCTGCAGGGCAACTCACCCGCCATTGGTGCAGGCGTGTTGATCAGCAACAATGGAGGCCAGGACTACTTTGGCAAGCCGGTATCCGCCACCATGGCCCCGGCCGTGGGTGCAGCACAATAG
- a CDS encoding metallophosphoesterase, whose translation MAQRFILILLLLVVGDLYFYQAVTTLTQNPLLHTAYWLVDLGIIGGIASILFIRRAGHTPQRLINGLMAALLLIFIPRLFSSVLLMAEDVTRLFRGFPARNLYVSEATLALAGVVFLVVLFGLTTGKHFYQLKRETLYFPDLPEAFDGFTITQFSDVHSGSFTDAKGVQKGLDLVKDQKSDLLLFTGDLVNNMASEMDPWIPRFATLHAPYGNYSVLGNHDYGDYARWESSAAKAANLERLKAIHEEIGFKLLLNEAVTIRKQDQSISLVGVENWGKGGFHKYGDLEKATANVPDNAFKILMSHDPSHWDEVTLGHNQHIHLTLAGHTHGMQFGIEMFGFKWSPIKYFYKQWAGLYQQGSKYLYVNRGFGFHGLRGRIGIWPEITVLTLKRGAAAVQAA comes from the coding sequence ATGGCACAAAGATTTATTTTGATTCTGCTCCTGCTCGTTGTGGGAGATCTCTATTTTTACCAGGCTGTTACAACCCTTACCCAAAACCCGCTGTTGCACACCGCTTACTGGCTGGTTGACCTCGGCATCATTGGCGGCATTGCTTCCATCCTATTCATCCGCAGGGCCGGGCATACGCCCCAGCGCCTTATTAACGGGCTCATGGCGGCTTTGCTGCTTATTTTTATACCCAGGCTGTTCTCTTCCGTCTTACTGATGGCAGAAGACGTGACCCGCCTGTTCCGTGGCTTCCCCGCCAGGAACCTGTATGTCAGCGAGGCCACCCTGGCGCTGGCCGGCGTGGTTTTCCTGGTAGTGCTTTTTGGCCTTACCACCGGCAAGCACTTTTACCAGTTAAAACGGGAAACCCTTTATTTCCCGGACCTCCCGGAAGCGTTTGACGGCTTTACCATCACCCAGTTTTCCGATGTGCATTCCGGCAGCTTCACAGATGCCAAAGGAGTACAGAAAGGGCTGGACCTTGTAAAAGATCAAAAGAGCGACCTGCTGCTCTTCACCGGCGACCTGGTAAATAACATGGCTTCGGAGATGGACCCATGGATCCCCCGCTTTGCCACCCTGCATGCGCCTTACGGCAATTACTCCGTGCTGGGCAACCATGACTATGGCGACTATGCCCGCTGGGAAAGCAGTGCTGCAAAGGCGGCTAACCTGGAACGGCTGAAAGCCATCCATGAAGAGATCGGGTTTAAACTGCTGCTCAATGAAGCGGTGACCATCCGCAAACAAGACCAGAGCATTTCGCTGGTAGGTGTGGAGAACTGGGGCAAGGGCGGCTTCCACAAATACGGCGACCTGGAAAAAGCTACCGCCAATGTACCGGACAATGCATTTAAGATATTGATGTCGCACGACCCTTCTCACTGGGACGAAGTGACGCTCGGGCACAACCAGCACATCCACCTCACCCTGGCCGGCCATACCCATGGCATGCAGTTCGGCATTGAAATGTTTGGTTTTAAATGGAGCCCCATTAAATATTTTTACAAGCAATGGGCAGGCCTTTACCAGCAGGGCAGCAAGTATTTATATGTGAACAGGGGCTTTGGTTTCCATGGCCTGAGAGGCAGGATAGGCATCTGGCCGGAGATCACGGTGCTCACGCTGAAGCGGGGCGCGGCCGCCGTGCAGGCGGCATAG
- a CDS encoding RagB/SusD family nutrient uptake outer membrane protein encodes MKRHIIKLSAILGLSALLFGCSKNFVDESKPYNVLNPDIFPENMAQVDYFLNSPYANIHSVELFGFSDLGRFFYNLDHTGDVAWLGTSEWNELQVLHVTAANSYSGTPWRGLYRGVQQARTFIDQIVPNYRQKKGSGLSAADTLALRYKLGEAYYLRAWHYFFLMNLYAQDVVVKGNGDNTAPGVILFTSDIKIGDRADEMRARSTVKQCWDYIIADLKASMAQLTDPNGGKKTWTGADKGRIDYYAAEALLGRALMYEERWMEARDLFLDIVHNSGKSLMSFPDYYNMWNGNPQYSYTENNNTEALHQITIVRSGDNAMAGPSTASAVSLLFTPFFDNGAPGGATPGYGNMFMHDRNLGRFGFPQNYYPTMQGLGTPARTVATAYVDSCTHMKNLKRYATDPDPRLWVSAYQPWVDSVMNNTTRAAILPYGAGTETEYQLNAQQPADVIKHGWSLRKFNLYDMQASQNPRMHGADFYFTRLPEVYLNLAECYWKISGNNADANALDYINRVHRRAWNRPDAAGQDVDYTTITDGSRITKAQLHPNTADPSFTDALSLNALYYETWAETFGEAKWWFNVRRWSLGPNEAKVYEKSRAGAITWNTDDQYALPIVQTEIDRNVNCAQNKGY; translated from the coding sequence ATGAAACGCCACATAATAAAACTGTCTGCCATCCTGGGTTTGAGCGCATTGCTCTTTGGGTGCAGCAAGAATTTTGTAGATGAGTCAAAGCCTTACAACGTATTGAACCCGGACATTTTCCCGGAGAATATGGCGCAGGTGGACTACTTCCTTAATTCACCCTATGCCAATATCCACAGCGTGGAGCTGTTTGGCTTCTCTGACCTGGGCCGCTTTTTTTATAACCTGGACCACACGGGCGATGTAGCCTGGCTGGGTACCAGCGAGTGGAATGAACTGCAGGTGCTGCATGTCACCGCGGCCAACAGTTATTCCGGTACCCCGTGGAGAGGCCTGTACCGCGGTGTACAGCAGGCCAGGACCTTTATAGACCAGATAGTGCCCAACTACCGCCAGAAAAAGGGGAGTGGCCTGTCTGCCGCAGACACACTGGCCCTGCGCTATAAGCTGGGCGAGGCTTATTACCTGCGCGCCTGGCATTATTTCTTCCTGATGAATTTATACGCACAGGATGTGGTGGTGAAAGGTAATGGAGACAATACCGCCCCCGGTGTGATCCTCTTTACTTCAGATATTAAGATAGGCGACCGTGCAGACGAAATGCGCGCCCGCAGCACCGTGAAGCAGTGCTGGGATTACATCATTGCTGACCTGAAAGCCTCCATGGCACAGCTTACAGACCCCAATGGCGGTAAGAAGACCTGGACCGGTGCAGACAAAGGCCGCATTGATTATTATGCAGCGGAAGCCCTGCTGGGCCGTGCGCTGATGTATGAAGAACGCTGGATGGAAGCGCGGGACCTGTTCCTGGATATTGTGCACAATTCCGGCAAGTCTTTAATGAGCTTCCCTGATTATTACAACATGTGGAATGGTAATCCGCAATATTCCTATACCGAAAATAACAACACGGAAGCCCTGCACCAGATCACCATTGTAAGATCAGGTGATAACGCCATGGCCGGCCCTTCTACCGCGTCTGCCGTAAGCCTGCTCTTTACTCCTTTCTTTGACAATGGTGCACCAGGTGGAGCTACACCAGGCTACGGCAACATGTTTATGCACGACCGTAACCTGGGCCGCTTTGGTTTCCCGCAAAACTATTACCCCACCATGCAAGGCCTGGGCACGCCCGCCCGCACAGTGGCTACGGCTTACGTGGATTCCTGCACACACATGAAAAACCTGAAGCGTTATGCAACGGACCCCGATCCACGTTTGTGGGTAAGCGCTTACCAGCCCTGGGTAGATTCTGTAATGAACAATACCACCAGGGCAGCCATCCTGCCTTATGGCGCTGGTACAGAAACAGAATACCAGCTGAATGCCCAGCAACCCGCAGATGTGATCAAGCATGGCTGGAGCCTCCGCAAGTTCAACCTGTATGATATGCAGGCCAGCCAGAACCCGCGCATGCATGGGGCCGACTTCTACTTTACCCGCCTGCCGGAAGTGTACCTGAACCTGGCGGAATGCTACTGGAAAATAAGCGGTAACAACGCAGATGCAAATGCGCTGGACTATATCAACCGCGTGCACCGCAGGGCATGGAACCGCCCGGATGCTGCCGGCCAGGATGTAGACTACACCACCATTACAGACGGATCCAGGATCACCAAGGCGCAACTGCATCCTAACACGGCGGATCCTTCTTTCACAGATGCACTGTCGCTCAATGCGCTGTACTATGAAACCTGGGCCGAAACATTTGGCGAAGCAAAATGGTGGTTCAATGTAAGAAGGTGGTCTCTGGGGCCCAATGAAGCAAAAGTATATGAGAAAAGCAGGGCAGGCGCCATCACCTGGAACACAGATGACCAGTATGCGCTTCCCATTGTACAAACAGAAATAGACCGGAATGTTAATTGTGCGCAGAATAAGGGTTATTAA
- a CDS encoding NADP-dependent oxidoreductase — protein sequence MKAIRIHEFGGPEVMKMETVARPVPAAGEILVKVYAASVNPADYVIREGGNDFLRPYLQLPMGLGIDLAGVVEAVGAGVENFKPGDRVYGLPNFLDGAYTEYLAARATQFARMPGTATFNEAAAMASCASIAWNGVMELGNVQAGQRILIHGAAGGVGNMALQFAKSRGAYVIGTASAHNFDFLRSLGADEVVDYKDENFETLLHDVTVVFNASPVRDAAMRMKSVQVMQEGGIFVCTQVDFPFSEAFINALAAKQATATFIGGTNLDFGYRLAEVATLVDEGKVKAVISKVYPWEEVAAAHRESETRHVRGKIVLEIRKEEEI from the coding sequence ATGAAAGCAATCCGAATACATGAATTTGGCGGCCCGGAGGTGATGAAAATGGAAACCGTAGCCCGCCCCGTGCCCGCTGCCGGTGAGATCCTCGTGAAAGTATACGCGGCCAGCGTAAACCCGGCAGATTATGTTATCCGCGAGGGCGGCAATGATTTTTTACGGCCTTACCTGCAGCTGCCGATGGGCCTGGGCATAGACCTGGCCGGGGTGGTGGAAGCGGTAGGCGCAGGCGTGGAAAATTTTAAACCAGGCGACCGGGTGTATGGATTGCCCAATTTCCTGGACGGCGCTTACACGGAGTACCTGGCCGCCAGGGCCACCCAGTTTGCCCGGATGCCGGGCACGGCTACTTTTAACGAGGCTGCCGCCATGGCTTCCTGTGCGTCTATTGCCTGGAATGGCGTGATGGAACTGGGCAATGTACAGGCGGGGCAGCGCATCCTCATCCATGGCGCCGCTGGTGGGGTGGGCAACATGGCCTTGCAGTTTGCAAAGTCGCGGGGCGCTTACGTGATCGGCACCGCTTCCGCCCATAACTTCGATTTTCTGAGATCACTCGGGGCGGATGAAGTGGTCGACTATAAAGATGAAAATTTTGAAACGCTGCTACACGATGTAACGGTGGTGTTCAATGCCTCACCGGTGCGCGATGCGGCTATGCGCATGAAATCTGTGCAGGTGATGCAGGAAGGCGGTATTTTTGTATGTACCCAGGTGGATTTTCCCTTCAGCGAAGCATTTATCAATGCGCTGGCTGCAAAGCAGGCTACCGCTACTTTTATTGGCGGCACCAACCTCGACTTTGGTTACCGGCTGGCAGAAGTAGCAACCCTCGTGGATGAAGGGAAAGTAAAAGCGGTGATCAGTAAAGTATATCCATGGGAAGAAGTGGCCGCCGCACACCGCGAAAGCGAAACCCGGCACGTAAGGGGTAAGATCGTGCTGGAGATCAGGAAAGAAGAGGAAATATGA
- a CDS encoding helix-turn-helix domain-containing protein codes for MKRFATIREFHQFKRLPGPEHPLISVINVGAVDRVRIIDAASWSYGFYCVAIKRIAESQYVKVKYGQQVYDFDGGIMSFVAPGQVVGLMVDKEEVIIKSGWLLCIHPDFFWNTPLAKTIRRYDFWDYSVNEALFLSEKEETIVNDLVHHIRQEYHTNIDKFSKNIIISHLEALFNYADRFYHRQFLTREKANHQVLERLEDVLDAYFGSDDLCTKGLPTVAFVAQSLNVSPKYLSSMLKTLTGQNTQQHIHEKLIEKAKEKLSSSTLTVSEIAYELGFEHLQSFSKLFKAKTKLSPLAFRASFE; via the coding sequence ATGAAACGTTTTGCAACCATCCGGGAATTTCACCAGTTCAAGCGCCTGCCGGGGCCGGAGCATCCTTTGATCAGCGTGATCAATGTAGGTGCGGTGGACCGGGTGCGCATCATCGATGCCGCAAGCTGGTCCTACGGCTTTTATTGCGTGGCCATTAAGCGGATCGCCGAATCGCAGTATGTGAAGGTGAAGTATGGGCAACAGGTCTATGACTTTGATGGTGGCATCATGTCTTTTGTGGCGCCCGGCCAGGTGGTAGGGCTCATGGTGGATAAAGAAGAAGTGATCATAAAATCGGGATGGCTGCTATGCATTCATCCTGATTTCTTTTGGAATACGCCGCTGGCAAAGACCATCCGGCGGTACGACTTCTGGGATTATTCCGTGAACGAGGCATTATTCCTCTCCGAAAAAGAGGAAACCATCGTCAACGACCTCGTCCACCACATCCGGCAGGAGTATCATACCAACATTGATAAGTTCAGCAAAAATATTATCATCTCCCACCTGGAAGCGTTGTTTAACTATGCAGACCGGTTTTACCACCGGCAATTCCTTACCCGGGAAAAAGCCAACCACCAGGTACTGGAACGGCTGGAAGACGTGCTGGACGCCTATTTCGGCAGCGATGACCTTTGCACAAAAGGGCTGCCCACGGTAGCCTTTGTAGCGCAGTCATTGAATGTATCCCCCAAATACCTGAGCAGCATGCTGAAAACACTCACCGGGCAAAATACACAACAACACATCCATGAAAAGTTAATTGAGAAGGCGAAGGAAAAGTTATCATCCAGTACGCTTACGGTGAGCGAAATAGCCTATGAGCTGGGGTTTGAGCACTTACAATCGTTCAGTAAATTATTTAAGGCCAAGACGAAATTATCACCTTTGGCATTCAGGGCTTCGTTTGAATAG
- a CDS encoding SusC/RagA family TonB-linked outer membrane protein: protein MRKFLSIVLLVFTVFAGIPAAFAQGPVVKGVVISEQNEPVPGATIMEDGTSNGTSTDPQGRFTLHVSKFPATLTVRSVGFTNRAVAVDAQHTNLQVILAPSSKQLQDIVVIGYSAQKKANLLGAVSSIDTKDLSKTAVTGVANLLQGRAAGVQVTSASGDPRSTGTVVIRGVGNIRGMSPLYVVDGVPAIGNTGFNMNARDIENIQVLRDASSAAIYGARAAGGVILITTKKGARREKMNVDISLSNGFTHGTFLPKLLGTPEYKKAWAAIIPTATTWSDSVNTDWVDYLYRTGKEQDYNASISGGSDKQNFYVSAGYRRVDGIVYNSWSERYSLRVNSDFDLGKRVKIGERLNLYSYADNPPTITGTAANAYALPFRSSPMMRPKNADGSWGGLPASGNYNGGNWAAYVNTTNRRYNGLETEGNVYIDVEPIDGLHVRATGGGDFTTSMARQFEAKWYVSGQSNQPQDNLRKQASLAMAYVGNLVASYGRKVGDHEFKVLAGTEARKSSQDDLSGSIYAVNSAYSVPVISDAFPVGFSESSALSNVPGNTSGRSSDMNYGVTRMLSYFGKVNYSYKNKYLFEANLRQDMSDRFAPSYRKGNFPSAAAGWRLTEEQFLKNRFRALSDLKLRASYGSLGNDGVGSYVYIPSLANYDKTQFNELPGTGSVSGWGIGRVANESIHWETVTTTNVGADVGLFDSKLNVTLDYYIRDTKDMLYQRSLPISSGMINGHSASDSYALDMNLGKMRNTGFEFTVNYNNNFGKLGVNVGFNAAFNHNKLLSFGGENLPIDAGSAGEYWSGAVARTQLNAPISQFFGLKTKGLIPDQKTMDALNAKAQANGNAYWYAAGSGPGDIWYEDRNGDGVINDKDRTVIGNPLPKMTYGFNIGLTYGSFDLAAFLNGVYGNDVYNGMDGYYKSIYNDFNTTSQVFNSSFMYGNGLTSQPRFGYINGNAFQYDPNGNYKKISDFHVQKGSFLRLQNLQVGYNLPGALLTRMKIRQLRVYYSGQNLFVLTKVKNVDPEVGFAGANSSALAQGIISAEVYPKTRLHSFGVEFGF, encoded by the coding sequence ATGCGCAAATTCCTCAGCATTGTGCTGCTCGTATTCACCGTCTTTGCCGGCATCCCCGCTGCATTTGCGCAAGGCCCGGTTGTAAAGGGCGTAGTGATCTCGGAGCAAAATGAGCCTGTACCCGGCGCCACTATCATGGAAGACGGCACTTCCAATGGCACCAGCACCGATCCGCAGGGCCGCTTTACCCTCCACGTATCAAAATTTCCCGCTACGCTCACCGTACGCAGCGTAGGATTTACCAACCGTGCCGTGGCGGTAGATGCCCAGCACACCAACCTCCAGGTGATCCTGGCGCCCAGCTCCAAGCAGCTGCAGGACATCGTGGTGATTGGCTACAGTGCCCAAAAGAAGGCCAACCTGCTGGGCGCTGTGTCTTCCATTGACACGAAAGACCTCTCTAAAACGGCAGTGACCGGGGTGGCAAACCTCCTCCAGGGCCGCGCCGCCGGCGTGCAGGTAACCAGCGCCAGTGGCGATCCCCGCTCTACCGGCACGGTGGTGATCCGCGGCGTAGGCAATATCCGTGGCATGTCGCCCCTGTACGTGGTGGACGGTGTGCCGGCCATTGGCAATACCGGTTTTAATATGAACGCCCGCGATATTGAAAATATCCAGGTGCTCCGCGATGCATCGTCTGCCGCCATTTACGGCGCCCGCGCTGCCGGTGGGGTGATCCTCATCACCACCAAGAAGGGCGCCCGCAGGGAAAAAATGAACGTGGACATTTCCCTGAGCAATGGTTTCACCCACGGCACTTTCTTACCTAAGCTGCTGGGCACACCGGAATATAAAAAGGCCTGGGCTGCCATCATTCCCACTGCTACCACATGGAGTGATTCGGTGAACACGGATTGGGTGGATTACCTCTACCGCACCGGCAAGGAACAGGACTACAATGCCTCCATCAGCGGTGGCAGCGACAAGCAGAACTTTTATGTATCTGCAGGCTACCGCCGCGTGGACGGCATTGTCTACAACTCCTGGTCTGAACGTTACAGCCTGCGCGTGAACAGTGACTTTGACCTGGGTAAAAGAGTGAAAATAGGAGAGCGCCTCAACCTGTATTCTTATGCAGACAACCCACCCACCATTACCGGTACCGCGGCCAATGCCTATGCACTGCCCTTCCGTTCTTCCCCCATGATGCGGCCCAAGAACGCGGACGGCTCCTGGGGCGGCCTGCCGGCTTCCGGTAACTACAACGGTGGTAACTGGGCGGCTTATGTAAATACAACGAACCGCCGCTACAACGGCCTGGAAACAGAAGGCAATGTGTATATAGACGTAGAGCCTATTGATGGCCTGCACGTGCGGGCCACCGGTGGCGGTGATTTCACCACCAGCATGGCCCGCCAGTTTGAAGCCAAATGGTATGTCTCCGGCCAGTCGAACCAGCCCCAGGATAACCTGCGTAAGCAGGCCAGCCTGGCCATGGCATACGTGGGCAACCTTGTAGCTTCGTATGGCAGGAAAGTAGGTGATCATGAGTTTAAAGTGCTGGCAGGTACGGAAGCCAGGAAGTCTTCCCAGGATGATCTTTCGGGTTCTATCTACGCGGTAAACTCCGCCTACTCCGTTCCCGTGATCTCAGATGCTTTCCCGGTGGGCTTTTCAGAGTCTTCTGCCCTGAGCAATGTACCGGGCAATACCAGCGGGCGCTCTTCCGATATGAACTACGGCGTAACCCGCATGCTCAGTTATTTCGGGAAGGTGAACTATAGCTATAAGAACAAATACCTGTTTGAAGCAAACCTCCGCCAGGATATGAGCGACCGTTTTGCACCGAGCTACCGCAAAGGTAATTTCCCCTCTGCGGCCGCGGGTTGGAGACTGACGGAAGAGCAATTCCTGAAGAACAGGTTCCGCGCACTGTCCGATCTGAAACTGCGCGCCAGCTACGGCAGCCTGGGTAATGATGGCGTGGGCAGCTACGTGTACATTCCTTCCCTTGCCAATTATGATAAAACACAGTTTAACGAACTACCCGGCACCGGTTCTGTAAGCGGCTGGGGCATAGGCCGCGTGGCCAATGAGTCCATCCACTGGGAAACGGTGACCACCACCAACGTGGGTGCAGACGTAGGCCTGTTTGACAGCAAGCTGAATGTAACACTGGACTACTACATCCGCGATACAAAAGACATGCTGTACCAACGCAGCCTGCCCATCAGCTCCGGCATGATCAACGGCCACTCCGCATCCGACAGTTATGCGCTGGATATGAACCTGGGTAAAATGAGGAACACGGGTTTTGAATTTACCGTGAACTACAATAACAACTTTGGTAAGCTGGGTGTGAACGTTGGTTTTAACGCAGCCTTTAACCACAACAAGCTGCTGTCCTTCGGCGGGGAAAACCTGCCCATAGACGCGGGCTCCGCCGGTGAGTACTGGTCTGGCGCCGTGGCCCGTACCCAGTTGAATGCGCCCATTTCCCAGTTCTTTGGCCTCAAAACAAAAGGCCTCATCCCGGATCAGAAAACCATGGATGCGCTGAATGCAAAAGCACAGGCCAATGGCAATGCGTACTGGTATGCAGCCGGCTCTGGTCCGGGCGATATCTGGTATGAAGACCGGAACGGTGATGGTGTGATCAATGATAAAGACAGGACCGTGATCGGCAACCCGCTGCCCAAGATGACCTATGGCTTTAACATTGGCCTCACCTACGGCAGCTTTGATCTCGCTGCTTTCCTTAACGGGGTGTATGGCAATGATGTGTATAATGGCATGGATGGTTACTACAAGAGCATCTACAACGACTTCAACACCACCAGCCAGGTATTCAACAGCTCCTTTATGTATGGCAATGGGTTGACCAGCCAGCCCAGGTTTGGTTACATCAATGGCAATGCTTTCCAGTATGACCCGAACGGTAACTACAAGAAGATCTCTGACTTCCACGTACAGAAAGGCTCTTTCCTGCGCCTGCAAAACCTGCAGGTGGGGTACAATCTCCCCGGCGCGCTGCTCACACGGATGAAGATAAGACAGCTGCGGGTGTACTACAGTGGACAGAACCTGTTTGTGCTGACCAAAGTGAAGAACGTGGACCCGGAAGTAGGCTTTGCCGGTGCTAACTCCAGCGCGCTGGCACAGGGTATTATTTCTGCGGAAGTGTACCCGAAAACAAGACTGCATTCTTTCGGAGTTGAATTTGGATTCTAA